DNA sequence from the Chryseobacterium indicum genome:
TTTCTGCAGCCTCTTTATTGTCTTTTGCATAACCGTGAGGAACCATTTCGCCAATACTTCCCCAGTCTGAAACCACAAAACCTTTATAATTCCATTTCCCTTTTAATAAATCTCTTAAAATGTATTTATTTGCCGTTGCCGGAATTCCGTTGATGTCATTAAAAGAGTTCATGAAAGTCGCCACTCCGGCTTCAGCCGCTGCTTTGAAAGGAGGAAGATAGGTTTCGTTCAATTGTCTTAAACTCATATCAACAGAATTGTAGTCTCTTCCGCCTACTGCTGCTCCGTACGCTGCAAAATGTTTTGCACAAGCCATAATTGCATCCAGATTTCCAAGACCCTTTCCCTGAAAACCTCTGATTCTGGCAAGACCGATCTGGGTTCCCAAGTATGTATCTTCTCCCGAACCTTCCATTACTCTTCCCCATCTCGGATCTCTTGCGATGTCAACCATCGGTGCAAACGTCCAGTGAATTCCGTAAGCTGAAGCTTCTGTTGCTGCGATTCTTTCGGATTTTTCAATTAATTTCAAATCCCAGCTCGCTGCCTGACCTAAATTCACGGGAAATGTTGTTCGGTATCCGTGAATGACATCCTGCCCGAATAATAAAGGAATTTTTAGCCTCGACTGTAAAGCCAGTTCCTGAAATTTTCTGGTTTCTTCGGCTCCTGCCACATTAAGCATTGAGCCTACTTTTCCATGTTTTATTTCATTTAGAACACTTGCAGAATTGGAATTTTGCGGACCTGTTGCGTATTCAAATCCTGAATATTGAACAAGCTGTCCTACTTTTTCTTCTAACGTCATTTTCGACAAAAGTTCTGAAACTTTCTGATCAATTGTCTTTTGTGCGAATGTATTGATTCCAAATGCTGTAACTGCCAATAAGAAATAAACTCTCTTCATTTTAATCTAATTTTAATTATCTGTCCTTTTGAACTATTTTTCTTAACCTGAAGTTCAGGATGAATTTATTTAACAAAGAACAAAAAGTTTTCAATCATTACAAATTTTAACAGATATATTTTAGTACATGACAAAAGTTTCAAAATATTGAAAATCAACAAGATAAAATGTTTAATATTTGTTTAAATGACTGATATTTAGTAAATTAGAAGATGTTTCTCAGGCATTCAACTAAGTATACCAATACCAGTCAAGATTATAAAATTATAGAATTAGATTCAGTTTTAGAGCATAATTTTGAAACAAAAATCAATAAAGCCCGATTGAAATTTATTTCACTTTTGATTTTAGCTTTATGTAAAGTAAAAACAGTTAATTATCTGTCTTTGGCTAATGCTTTTGACAGTAATGCCACAGCGGAAAGTTCCTTCCGGAGAATACAAAGGTTTATGGCAAATTTTGATTTGCCCATGAAGTTGATTTCCGGTTTTATATTTAATATTTTGCCTGAAAAGGAAAATCTGGTTTTGGTGCTGGATCGTACTAACTGGAAGTTTGGAAGTTCCAATATCAATATCCTGATGCTTGGAATCTGCTATAAAAATATTGCTATTCCAATCATGTTCAGAACATTAGATAAAAGAGGTAATTCTGATACCACAGAAAGAATAGAATTAATAAGACAGTTCATCACCTGGTTTGGCAGGGATTGTATTAATTGCTTACTGGCGGACAGAGAATTTGTAGGGCATCACTGGCTGGAGTTTTTAAACAAAAACAACATAAGGTATTATATTCGGCTAAGGAAAAACTTCAAGGTATTTTGCTTTGATAGAAATCAGGAAAAACCTGTGTTTTGGCTGTTTAACAAATTAAAGAAAGGCGAGTTTTATCATCATCCGAAAATAGTGAAAATCAACGATGTTCTATGCTATGTATCTGGTGTGAAGGGGTTTGACAAAGAGGGTAAATTAGATACTTTAATTCTGGTTTCCTTTAATAAACCAGAAGAATCTTGGGAGTATTATAAAAAAAGATGGCAGATAGAAACTCTTTTTAAAGCTTTTAAAAGCAGCGGATTTAATATTGAAAGCACACATGTGACTGACCAGAAGAGATTAGAAAAATTATTTATGATCGTAATGATAGCCTTAGTTTGGTGTTACAAGATTGGTGATTTTGTAGATCAGAATATTAAAGCCATAAAAATAAAAAAACACCAAAGAAAAGCCTTAAGTGTTTTTAAATATGGGTTAAATCATCTCAACAACATACTTATGAATAGGTTAAATAAAATGAATATCAATGTATTACAATTTTTGTCATGTACTTAGCAGATATATTTATCTTAAAAAATATAAGTCGCTGTAGAAATTCCCGGCATAGTTACCGAAGCTGTCTTCTGATTATATTTTATGTTAAATGCCTTATCTGATGAATTGCTGTTCTGCACAATTAAGACTGTCTTTCCTGCCGGAGTTTTAAAAGCCACCGTTGAAAGATTGTCTGCTTGCGTTGAAGCAATTCTCTGTGAGTTTACCGGAACAAATTTGGAAGCGTGGGCAATAATGTAGTATGCTACATTTTTTTCGTAGCCTGCACTTCCGTTTATCGTAATTGCTCCTTTACATTGGGTACATCCTCCCGGAGTGTGTGGCCCGAATGAAGCATCATTGGCTACATTCCATTCCAAAGCATTTTTGCTCCAGTTTCTCATGGAACCTATGATAACATTTTTCATGTGCCAGTCCAGATCTCCTGAAAAAGCACCTGTAGAACTCGTCCACTGTTCTGTAAAATAGACGTTTTTATTGGGGAATAGATTATGTACTGTTCCCAAAGCAGAAATATCTCCTGCATACAAATGGAAAGCCGATCCGTCTACGTAAGGATTTGCCGTTGTATCATTTAAAACCGCTAAAGGATACGTCGGATTGTCGCAATTGTGATCATAAGCAATGATCTTTGTATTAATATTGGCAGTCTGAAAAGCAGGACCTAAATTATTTTTAATAAAAGCTGCCTGATCTCCTGCCGACATATACATACTTGGATTATTTCCCGGATGTAAAGGTTCGTTTTGCGGAGTTATGGCATCAATTCTGATTCCCTGAGCCTGCATCGCCTGAATGTATTTTACAAAATACTGTGCATAAACCCCATAATATTCTGGTTTCAGACTTCCTCCCATCGTATTTCCGTTGTCTTTCATCCAAACGGGTGGCGACCATGGTGTTGCTAAAATTTTAATATTCGGATTAATGATCAGAATATCTTTCAGCATCTGGATCAAAGCCTGATCTTTGGTTAAACTGAACTGAGATAATGTAGGATCAGTCTGTCCGGTCGGCATATCGTCATACGAAAAAACTTCGCTGTTGAGATCCGAAGCACCAATACTGATTCTTAAATAGCTTACTCCAATTCCTGAAGCACTGAACAGATCATTTAACAATTCCTGTTTTTTTGCCGCACTCAGCTGATTGATTACCTGTACACTTCCTCCTGTAAGCGTATATCCGAATCCATCTATTGTCTGAAACATTTGTGAGCCATCTACTTCAATGGTGGTTCCGGCGGCTGAAGTTCCTGAAAAATAAGAGGTTCCCTGCTGTTGTAGTTTCACTGTCTGATCTCCTTTCGTTAACCACACCTGTACCGGATCTCCGGAAGTATTTCCTCCGTTACCGCTGTTTCCGGAGTTATCTGTATTATTGGATAAATCCGAAGAGGTACTGCTGCAGTTTAAAAAAGAAAGAAGCGCTACACCGCAAAGTGCAGCACTTCTAAGTACGAAACTATATGAATATTGTAATTTCATATCAATTTAATTGTGTGAAGATTATTGAGTTCTACGGAATTCAACCTTATCAACACTAGGTTTGTTAATATCCAGGATTTTGTTTAAGAACAGTTCCTGTTAACTCAGTAAAAGGAATTGGCAGAATTTCGTTTTTACCCGCTGTAAATCCTTTAAATGCCAATTTGGAAGATGCTTCTCCCCATCTTACCAGATCAAAGAATCTGTGTCCTTCCCCAATAAGCTCTCTTCTTCTCTCATCTTTCACTGCCTGTAAAGTAACCGGAATTGAGGATAAACCCGCTCTTACTCTTACTGCATCAAGCAATAGTTGTGCTCTTGCTCCTGTACCATTTAATGCTTCCGCTTCCATAAGATAGGTATCTGCCAATCTGATAAGAATATAATTCTGACGATAGTTTAATTCTGCCGGTCCAGGTAATGTTGTTTTTTCATCCTGTGTTGGCATATATTTATTTAAGAAATATCCGGAATCCATATATGCAGGAGAATAATCTGCTTTCCCTTGTTGTTTTAATAATTTTACATTTAAGATAGAAGCGTCCATTCTTGGGTCTCCCTGCATAAAGGTAAAAAGATTATCTGTTACAGTATTGAAAGCCCAGCCTGCAACAACATCAGGAGCTGTAGGAGATAATCTGCTGTAACCTCGCGGAGCAGTCATCACACAGATTGAGTTTCCTTCATCTCTCCCCTGTCCCCAAAAGCCCCAGTCTGAACTCCCCTGATTGGTGTGCATTACTTCAAGAATGGATTCTGTGGTAAATTTATTATCAGTAACCCAAAGATCAGCAAAATTAGAGACAAGTTTATAACCATAGGTATTTGATCCTCCCGGAGTTCCATTTACAGCAGCAAATTGTGCAGCAGCTTCCGTTTTCTTATTCTCATATAAATAAACTTTTCCTAATAATGCTTTTGCAGCTCCCTGAGTAAGTCTGCCTCTTTCGGTTCCGCTTACCGTAGCAGGTAAATTAGGAATAGCAGCTAACAAATCTGATTCTATCTGTGTATATACTTCGGATGGAGCAGCCTGTGGAATATTATAGTAATCATCTGAAGCTTTAATTTCTTTTAAGATTAACGGAACATTTTTAAATGTTCTTACAAGATCAAAATAATATAATGCTCTTAATGCTTTTGCTTCTGCCGTAAATCTGCTCTTTACCGCATCACTCATATTAGCCTGAGGAATTTTTTCAATAAGTACATTAGCTCTTGAAATTCCCTGATAATAATCTCTCCAGTAACTTGCAGGCATGATATTCGGATTGATCTGGAAGTTTGAGAACCCCTGAATTCCGGCACCATCTGTAGAGCTTCCACCTCCAGCGTAGAAATCATCGGAACCTGCATTGAAAAAAGTGACCATATTTTCAAATCCGCCCGCATATTTTCTCAGTACATCGTAAGTACCTATAAGT
Encoded proteins:
- a CDS encoding IS4 family transposase encodes the protein MFLRHSTKYTNTSQDYKIIELDSVLEHNFETKINKARLKFISLLILALCKVKTVNYLSLANAFDSNATAESSFRRIQRFMANFDLPMKLISGFIFNILPEKENLVLVLDRTNWKFGSSNINILMLGICYKNIAIPIMFRTLDKRGNSDTTERIELIRQFITWFGRDCINCLLADREFVGHHWLEFLNKNNIRYYIRLRKNFKVFCFDRNQEKPVFWLFNKLKKGEFYHHPKIVKINDVLCYVSGVKGFDKEGKLDTLILVSFNKPEESWEYYKKRWQIETLFKAFKSSGFNIESTHVTDQKRLEKLFMIVMIALVWCYKIGDFVDQNIKAIKIKKHQRKALSVFKYGLNHLNNILMNRLNKMNINVLQFLSCT
- a CDS encoding glycoside hydrolase family 30 protein, which gives rise to MKLQYSYSFVLRSAALCGVALLSFLNCSSTSSDLSNNTDNSGNSGNGGNTSGDPVQVWLTKGDQTVKLQQQGTSYFSGTSAAGTTIEVDGSQMFQTIDGFGYTLTGGSVQVINQLSAAKKQELLNDLFSASGIGVSYLRISIGASDLNSEVFSYDDMPTGQTDPTLSQFSLTKDQALIQMLKDILIINPNIKILATPWSPPVWMKDNGNTMGGSLKPEYYGVYAQYFVKYIQAMQAQGIRIDAITPQNEPLHPGNNPSMYMSAGDQAAFIKNNLGPAFQTANINTKIIAYDHNCDNPTYPLAVLNDTTANPYVDGSAFHLYAGDISALGTVHNLFPNKNVYFTEQWTSSTGAFSGDLDWHMKNVIIGSMRNWSKNALEWNVANDASFGPHTPGGCTQCKGAITINGSAGYEKNVAYYIIAHASKFVPVNSQRIASTQADNLSTVAFKTPAGKTVLIVQNSNSSDKAFNIKYNQKTASVTMPGISTATYIF
- a CDS encoding RagB/SusD family nutrient uptake outer membrane protein, whose product is MKNKIYKISVAVSLLLGTGLVNVACNNSNLEDVEYKGAFDTNNFFRNEQECFFALIGTYDVLRKYAGGFENMVTFFNAGSDDFYAGGGSSTDGAGIQGFSNFQINPNIMPASYWRDYYQGISRANVLIEKIPQANMSDAVKSRFTAEAKALRALYYFDLVRTFKNVPLILKEIKASDDYYNIPQAAPSEVYTQIESDLLAAIPNLPATVSGTERGRLTQGAAKALLGKVYLYENKKTEAAAQFAAVNGTPGGSNTYGYKLVSNFADLWVTDNKFTTESILEVMHTNQGSSDWGFWGQGRDEGNSICVMTAPRGYSRLSPTAPDVVAGWAFNTVTDNLFTFMQGDPRMDASILNVKLLKQQGKADYSPAYMDSGYFLNKYMPTQDEKTTLPGPAELNYRQNYILIRLADTYLMEAEALNGTGARAQLLLDAVRVRAGLSSIPVTLQAVKDERRRELIGEGHRFFDLVRWGEASSKLAFKGFTAGKNEILPIPFTELTGTVLKQNPGY